The Candidatus Acidiferrales bacterium DNA window CCGGCCCGGCGAGGAGAGTTTCCTGAACGCCAGCTACTTTGCCGTGAACGATCGCGGCATTACCGATCCGAGCGGCAAACGCATCCGCCAGCCCGGCCATACCGCTCACCTCGATGCGGTGACGAAATTGGCTCATGGCTTTCGGGCTGTCGCCGATATCAATCAATTGACCTCGCAGGCGTTTCGCCTCGCCTTTTCCGAAACGTTTCATGAAGCGGTGATCTCAGAGGTCAAGTCAACCGCCTTTCTCACCAACAACTCAGGCGGGCTCTACTGGAATCTCTTTGCGACCCAGTACAAAAACTTCATCAGCGTTTCGCCAGAGCAGGCGGTGATTCTCCGCTCGGCTCCCAGCTTCCAGTTCTCGAGCCCGGATCGAGCCATCCCCCGGCTGCCGGTTTACTTCTCCTGGGACGTTTCGCTTGAGGGCCTGCGCCGGCACGATCCCAATCTTGAGACTTCCGAGATGGTCCGGCGCTTCAACCTGGCACCCCGAGTAACGCTGCCGATTCGCCTGGGACATTTTTTGCAGATTGTCCCGACGCTGGGCGTTGGCCTGACGAACTATGGCGGCCGACTTGCCGGCGGCACTTTTGTCGAAAGAGGCGTGAATCGTTTTACCCGGCAAGCGGGCGTTGATATTCGCCTGCCGTCGTTCGCGCGCGTCTGGAACACCCCCGGCGGGCGGCTGGGCGACCGCATCAAGCATGTCATCGAGCCACGCATCGTTTATCGCTATGTGAATGGGGTGCGCGATTTTGCCCGCTTTATTCGCTTTGATGCGCTGGACACGCTCACCGACACGAGCGAGCTCGAATACTCCTTCACGCAGCGGTTGTTCACCCGCCTGCACTCCGAGGATTCGGTGCGCGAATGGGTCACCTGGAAGGTGGCGCAGAAGTACTATTTCGACCCAACCTTCGGCGGCGCGTTGGCGGAGGACCGGCGGAATGTCTTTGCATCGTTCACATCCCTGAGCGCGTTCTCCTTTGCCGACCGCGCCAAGCGCTTCTCGCCTGTCATTTCCGACATCCGCATTAATCCCGGCGGCCGGTTTGACGCCGAGTATCGTCTGGACTTTGAACCCCGCGAGGGCCGCGTGACGGCCTCCGGCCTGGCGGTCAACAGCCGCCCCTACAAGGAATTCTTCCTGGGCGTGGCCCATTACTCGGTCCGCAACACGGCCATCCTCGCCCCCTTTTCAAACCAGATACGCTTCCAGACGGGCTACGGCTCCATCAACCGTCGCGGGTGGAACGTTCTTTGGGGCGCCAACTACGACTTCCGCCAGAAGTTTTTCCAGAACAACGCCCTTCAGGTTAGCTATAATGGCGCTTGTTGCGGGATTGCGGTTGAGTTTCGCCGGCTGGCGCTGGGGACGATCCGCGCGGAGAATCAGCTTCGCTTGGCCTTCTCGATCGCCAACATCGGCACGTTCGGAAACGTTCGCCGCCAGGAACGGATCTTTTAGGTCGCGCCCGGCTATTCCCTCCCGGTCACCGAAGGAGTTCGCATGGCATTTCCGATCACTCGTTTGCGCCGCTTGCGCCGCACGGAAGCCTTGCGGGGGTTTGTCCGCGAGACGCGCTTGACGGCCTCACGCTTCGTCTATCCGCTCTTTGTCTGCCACGGCTCGGGCGTGCGCAAGGAGGTCTCCTCCATGCCCGGCGTCTTCAATCTTTCCGTGGACGAGCTGGTCAAGGAGTGCAAGGAGGTCGCCGGCCTCAAGATTCCGGCAGTGATCCTCTTCGGGTTGCCAAAGGAAAAAGATGCGTACGGCAAGGAGGCCTACGCGCCCGATGGCATCATCCAGCGAGCGGTGAGCGAGCTCAAGGCAAAAGTTCCGGGCCTGCTGGTGATCACCGACGTCTGCTTGTGCGAATACACGAGCCACGGCCATTGCGGCGTAGTGCGCGGCGAGGAGATTGCAAACGATCCCACACTCGAACTGCTGGCGCTGACGGCGCTCTCGCACGCGCGGGCCGGGGCGGACATCATTGCGCCTTCGGACATGATGGATGGGCGGGTGGCGGCCATTCGCAAGGCGCTCGATGGCGACGGATTTGAGAATATCCCGATTTTGTCCTACGCGGCTAAGTATGCTTCCTGCTTTTATGGCCCTTTCCGCGAGGCAGCCGGCTCGACGCCGCAGTTTGGCGACCGCCGCAGCCACCAGATGGACCCGGCGAACGTCCGCGAGGCGTTGCGGGAAGTGGCGGCCGACATTGAAGAAGG harbors:
- the lptD gene encoding LPS assembly protein LptD; translation: MKLSFWPALIVGILLFSIASHAQKQAVPPAQAAGGGAVLEIRADRQRKEGHLFFAEGNVELRYAGMKLAADRVTYNAKTRDAEVQGHVVFERENQHLEAESAKYNFETGRGNFTKVKGTFRADRPSSGEERAEILTSPNPFYFEAEEVERISEDAYVVRRGWVTVCEPHRPKWTFYARRVRIHPRGKARLTHAVFRFLKLPALYLPVASVPVARLRESGFLLPHFSNSNNKGFIFGDSLYLAPADWLDFTLGAELLSRRGVAQWAEVRVRPGEESFLNASYFAVNDRGITDPSGKRIRQPGHTAHLDAVTKLAHGFRAVADINQLTSQAFRLAFSETFHEAVISEVKSTAFLTNNSGGLYWNLFATQYKNFISVSPEQAVILRSAPSFQFSSPDRAIPRLPVYFSWDVSLEGLRRHDPNLETSEMVRRFNLAPRVTLPIRLGHFLQIVPTLGVGLTNYGGRLAGGTFVERGVNRFTRQAGVDIRLPSFARVWNTPGGRLGDRIKHVIEPRIVYRYVNGVRDFARFIRFDALDTLTDTSELEYSFTQRLFTRLHSEDSVREWVTWKVAQKYYFDPTFGGALAEDRRNVFASFTSLSAFSFADRAKRFSPVISDIRINPGGRFDAEYRLDFEPREGRVTASGLAVNSRPYKEFFLGVAHYSVRNTAILAPFSNQIRFQTGYGSINRRGWNVLWGANYDFRQKFFQNNALQVSYNGACCGIAVEFRRLALGTIRAENQLRLAFSIANIGTFGNVRRQERIF
- the hemB gene encoding porphobilinogen synthase, with amino-acid sequence MAFPITRLRRLRRTEALRGFVRETRLTASRFVYPLFVCHGSGVRKEVSSMPGVFNLSVDELVKECKEVAGLKIPAVILFGLPKEKDAYGKEAYAPDGIIQRAVSELKAKVPGLLVITDVCLCEYTSHGHCGVVRGEEIANDPTLELLALTALSHARAGADIIAPSDMMDGRVAAIRKALDGDGFENIPILSYAAKYASCFYGPFREAAGSTPQFGDRRSHQMDPANVREALREVAADIEEGADMVMIKPALPYLDVIARVREEFQVPVAAYQVSGEYSCIEAAAKLGWIDRERAMMESLTAIARAGAEMILTYFAKDAARKLGC